The Athene noctua chromosome 38, bAthNoc1.hap1.1, whole genome shotgun sequence DNA segment ccgggggggctgcTGGGTCCCGCCCAACTCACCACTATCGACCAGTCCGAGCTCAGCTCCCAACTGGGGCTCAGCCTGGGAGGAACCGGAACCGGCAACGGGACCGGGGGGGCCACAGGTCAAGGGGGAACCCCAACTTTAAGCGCGGCCCCCCCCTCCGTTCCGTCCCCCGAGGAGCGCCTCTCGCCCACCCCCTCGCCCACCGGCtcgctgcaggaggaggaggccgagGATTTCCGCAGGGTGAGGAGACACCGGCACCCCAAAaatcccaaatccccccccaaagAACCCCAACTGGCTTTTTTTGCGGTGAAAAACACCCAAAACGGCGCTTTTTTGCggtgaaaaacaccaaaacggcgcttttttgcggtgaaaaacaccaaaacggcgcttttttacactgaaaaacaccaaaacggcgcttttttgcggtgaaaaacaccaaaacggcgcttttttacactgaaaaacaccaaaatggctttttttaacattaaaaaacccaaaatgtttgggttttagtatgaaaaacaccaaaacggcgcttttttacactgaaaaacaccaaaatggCGCTTTTTTACgctgaaaaacaccaaaatggcttttttttaacgtcaaaaacacccaaaacggcgcttttttgcgctgaaaaacaccaaaacggcgcttttttgcgctgaaaaacaccaaaatggctttttttaacgttaaaaaacccaaaatgtttgggttttagtatgaaaaacaccaaaacggcttttctgtgctgaaaaacaCCAAAGCggcttttttttaacatttaaaaacccaaaatgtttgtgttttagtatgaaaaacaccaaaatgtCGCTTTTTTGTggtgaaaaacaccaaaacggcgcttttttgcggtgaaaaacaccaaaacggcgcttttttgcggtgaaaaacaccaaaacggcgcttttttgcggtgaaaaacaccaaaacggcGCTTTTTTGCGGTGAAAAACACCCAAAACGGCgcttttttacactgaaaaacaccaaaatggctttttttaacattaaaaaacccaaaatgtttgggttttagtatgaaaaacaccaaaacggcgcttttttgtggtgaaaaacaccaaaacggcgcttttttgcggtgaaaaacaccaaaacagcttttttttaacatcaaaaacaccaaaacggtgcttttttacactgaaaaacaccaaaatggctttttttaacattaaaaaacccaaattgtTTGCGTTTTAgtatgaaaaacaccaaaacggcgcttttttacactgaaaaacaccaaaatggCGCTTTTTTACgctgaaaaacaccaaaatggcttttttttaacgtcaaaaacacccaaaacggcgcttttttgcgctgaaaaacaccaaaacggcgcttttttgcggtgaaaaacaccaaaacggcgcttttttgcggtgaaaaacaccaaaacggcgcttttttgcggtgaaaaacaccaaaacggcgcttttttgcggtgaaaaacaccaaaacggcgcttttttgcggtgaaaaacaccaaaatggcgcttttttacactgaaaaacgCCAAAAcgggttttttttaacatcaaaaacaccaaaacggcgcttttttacactgaaaaacaccaaaacggcgcttttttacactgaaaaacaccaaaatggcgcttttttacactgaaaaacaccaaaacggcTTTTTTGTGCTGAAAAACACCAAAGCggcttttttttaacattaaaaaacccaaaatgtttgtgttttagtatgaaaaacaccaaaatggcgcttttttacactgaaaaacaccaaaatggCGCTTTTTTGCggtgaaaaacaccaaaacggcgcttttttgcggtgaaaaacaccaaaatggctttttttaacattaaaaaacccaaaatgtttgggttttagtatgaaaaacaccaaaacggcgcttttttacactgaaaaacaccaaaatggcttttttttaacatcaaaaaCACCAAAACGGCGCTTTTTTGCAGTGAAAACcaccaaaatggctttttttaaacgttaaaaaacccaaaatgtttgcGTTTTAgtatgaaaaacaccaaaacggcGCTTTTTAACGttaaaaaacaccaaaacggcttttttttaacatcaaaaacaccaaaacggcgcttttttgcagtgaaaaacaccaaaatggcttttttttacgttaaaaaacccaaaatgtatGGGTTTTAATACGAAAAAccccaaaatgcctttttttagacttaaaaccccaaaatgccatttttttatgttaaaaaccccaaaataccttttttgagacttaaaaaccccaaactgccatttttttaataccaaaaacccccaagtgccatttttttatattaaataccCCAGAATGCCACTTTTTatgttaaaaaccccaaaatgccattttttaacattaaaagccccaaaatgccattttttagctttaaaaaacccaaaatgccttttttgagtcttaaaaaccccaaactgccaTTTTTTTAcgttaaaacccccaaaatgccattttttaacattaaaaaccccaaaacagctttttttaatatcaaaaacccccaaatgccattttttatgttaaaaaccccaaaacagctttttttacacttaaaacccccaaaatgccattttttaacattaaaaacaccaaaacgccatttttttaatatcaaaaacccccaaacgccatttttttatgttaaaaaccccaaaacagctttttacacttaaaacccccaaaatgccagttttttaacattaaaagcCCCAAGatgccatttttttaatattaaaaaccccaaaatacctttttttacacttaaaaaccccaaaacagctttttttacacttaaaacccccaaaatgccatttaacattaaaaaccccaaaatgccatttttttaacattaaaacccccaaaatgccatttttttacACTTCCAAACCCCCAAAcgacatttttttaatatcaaaaaaccccaaacgccatttttttatgttaaaaaccccaaaacagctttttttacacttaaaacccccaaaatgccattttttaatattaaaaaccccaagatgccatttttttaatattaaaaaccccaaaacagctttgTTTAcacttaaaacccccaaaatgccattttttaacattaaaaaccccaagatgccatttttttaatattaaaaaccccaaaatgccattttttttaacattaaaagccccaaaacagctttttttacacttaaaacccccaaaatgccattttttaacgTTAAAAACCCCAAGatgccatttttttaatattagaaaccccaaaatacctttttttacacttaaaaaccccaaaacagctttttttacacttaaaacccccaaaatgccatttttttaacattaaaagccccaaaacagcttttacacttaaaacccccaaaatgccattttttaacattaaaagcCCCAAGatgccatttttttaatattaaaaaccccaaaatacctttttttacacttaaaaaccccaaaacagctttttttacacttaaaacccccaaaattccatttttttaacattaaaaaccccaaaacagctttttttacacttaaaacccccaaaatgccattttttaacattaaaaaccccaaaacagctttttttaatatcaaaaacccccaaatgcaattttttatgttaaaaaccccaaaacagctttttttacacttaaaacccccaaaatgccattttttaacattaaaaaccccaaaatgccattttttaacattaaaacccccaaaacgcCATTTTTTTACACTTCCAAACCCCCAAACaccatttttttaacattaaaacccccaaaatgccattttttaacattaaaacccccaaaatgccatttttttaacattaaaaaccccaaaacagctttttttacacttaaaaaccccaaaatgccattttttaatattaaaacccccaaaatgccatttttttaacattaaaaaccccaaaacagctttttttacacttaaaacccCCAGAATgccattttttaacattaaaaaccccaaaatgccatttttttaatattaaaaaccccaaaatacctttttttacacttaaaaaccccaaaatacctttttttacacttaaaaaccccaaaacagctttttttacacttaaaacccccaaaatgccatttttttaacattaaaaaccccaaaacagctttttttacacttaagacccccaaaatgccattttttaacattaaaaaccccaaaacagctttcttttaatatcaaaaacccccaaatgccattttttatgttaaaaaccccaaaacagctttttttacacttaaaacccccaaaatgccattttttaacattaaaaacaccaaaacgccatttttttaatatcaaaaacccccaaacgccatttttttatgttaaaaaccccaaaacagctttttttacacttaaaacccccaaaatgccatttttttaacattaaaaaccccaaaacgccatttttttaatatcaaaaacccccaaacgccATTTTTATatgttaaaaaccccaaaacagctttttttacacttaaaacccccaaaatgccattttttaacattaaaaacccCAAGATGCCAATTTTTTACACTTCCAAACCCCCAAACgccattttttaacattaaaacccccaaaatgccattttttgaacattaaaaaccccaaaacagctttttttacacttaaaacccccaaaacgccattttttaacattaaaacccccaaaacgccattttttaacattaaaacccccaaaacgccattttttaacattaaaacccccaaaacgccattttttaacattaaaacccccaaaacgcCGTTTTTTTAACATTAACCCCCCCAAATAGCGTTTCTTCCCCCTCAACCCCCCCGTAACCGCGTTtcgtttatttttttaaaaccttaaaaacccgtttaaaaaaaaaaaaatctgaattttttttttttcaccctttcccctttttctctttttcagacccCTGCCCCTaacccctccccccccgccctcccggccccgcccaccccggccccgcccccgggggAGGGGCCTCGCCGGGGGAAGCCCTCCAAGAAGCCCAAGAAGAAGAAGGACCCCAACGAGCCCCAGAAGCCCGTCTCGGCCTACGCCCTCTTCTTCCGCGACACCCAGGCGGCCATTAAGGGCCAGAACCCCAACGCCACCTTCGGGGAGGTCTCCAAGATCGTCGCCTCCATGTGGGACAGTCTGGGAGAGGAGCAGAAGCAGGTGAGGCGCCGGGAGACACCCCAAAAAATTTGAGGGAAATCCCCCCAAAATTGGATGAAAAATCCCCCAAAAATTTGAGAGCGGGAACCGACGTTTTGAGCGGGAAAAACAAATGGAGGTGAGGGACatggtggtggaggggaaaagtGGGGAGACGCCGGTATTTTGGGGGGCTAGAGGACACCCCGAAAAGTTTGTGGAGGTTTGGGaaccaaaatttgagggaaaacctgccaaaatttgagggaaaacgccaaaatttgagggaaaacgccaaaatttgagggaaaacgccaaaatttgagggaaaacctgccaaaatttgagggaaaacgccaaaatttgagggaaaacgccaaaatttgagggaaaacgccaaaatttgagggaaaacgccaaaatttgagggaaaacgccaaaatttgagggaaaacgcCAAAAATTTGAGAGCGGGCGGCGACATTTTGAGCAGGAAAAACAAATGGAGGCGAGGGACGTCGTGGTGGAGGGAAAAAGTGGGGAGACGCCGGTATTTTGGGGGGGCTAGAGGACACCCCGAAAAGTTTGTGGAGGTTTGGGaaccaaaatttgagggaaaaccccCAAATTTGAGGGAAATTCCCCAAAATTGGATGAAAAATCCCCCAAAAATTTGAGAGCGGGAACCGACGTTTTGAGCGGGAAAAACAAATGGAGGCGAGGGACGTCGTGGTGGAGGGAAAAAGTGGGGAGACGGCGGTATTTTGGGGGGCTAGAGGACACCCCGAAAAGGTTGTGGAGATTTGGGaaccaaaatttgagggaaaacctgccaaaatttgagggaaaacgcCAAAATTTGAGGAAAACGCCAAAAATTTGAGAGCGGGCGGCGACATTTTGAGCGGGAAAAACAAATGGAGGTGAGGGACGTCGTGGTGGAGGGAAAAAGTGGGGAGACGGCGGTATTTTGGGGGGCTAGAGGACACCCCGAAAAGTTTGTGGAGATTTGGGaaccaaaatttgagggaaaacctgccaaaatttgagggaaaacctgccaaaatttgagggaaaacctgccaaaatttgagggaaaacctgccaaaatttgagggaaaacctgccaaaatttgagggaaaacctgccaaaatttgagggaaaacctgccaaaatttgagggaaaacctgccaaaatttgagggaaaaccccgccaaaatttgagggaaaaccccgccaaaatttgagggaaaaccccgccaaaatttgagggaaaccccgccaaaatttgagggaaaccccgccaaaatttgagggaaaccccgccaaaatttgagggaaaccccgccaaaatttgagggaaaccccgccaaaatttgagggaaaccccgccaaaatttgagggaaaccccgccaaaatttgagggaaaccccgccaaaatttgagggaaaccccgccaaaatttgagggaaaccccgccaaaatttgagggaaaacctcccaaaatttgagggaaaacctcccaaaatttgagggaaaacctcccaaaatttgagggaaaacctcccaaaatttgagggaaaacctcccaaaatttgagggaaaacctcccaaaatttgagggaaaacctcccaaaatttgagggaaaacctcccaaaatttgagggaaaacctcccaaaatttgagggaaaacctcccaaaatttgagggaaaacctcccaaaatttgagggaaaacctcccaaaatttgagggaaaacctcccaaaatttgagggaaaacctcccaaaatttgagggaaaacctcccaaaatttgagggaaaacctcccaaaatttgagggaaaacctcccaaaatttgagggaaaacctcccaaaatttgagggaaaacctcccaaaatttgagggaaaacctcccaaaatttgagggaaaacctcccaaaatttgagggaaaacctcccaaaatttgagggaaaacctcccaaaatttgagggaaaacctcccaaaatttgagggaaaacctcccaaaatttgagggaaaacctcccaaaatttgagggaaaacctcccaaaatttgagggaaaacctcccaaaatttgagggaaaacctcccaaaatttgagggaaaacctcccaaaatttgagggaaaacctcccaaaatttgagggaaaacctcccaaaatttgagggaaaacctcccaaaatttgagggaaaacctcccaaaatttgagggaaaacctcccaaaatttgagggaaaacctcccaaaatttgagggaaaacctcccaaaatttgagggaaaacctcccaaaatttgagggaaaacctcccaaaatttgagggaaaacctcccaaaatttgagAGCGGGAGCCGACGTTTTGAGCGGGAAAAACAAATGGAGGCGAGGGACGTCGTGGTGGAGGGAAAAAGTGAGGAAAAGTGGGGAGACGGCGGTATTTTGGGGGGCTAGAGGACACCCCGAAAAGTTTGTGGAGATTTGGGAAcgaaaatttgagggaaaaccccAAAATTTGATGAAAAATCCCAAAAATTTGAGAGCGGGCGCCGACGTTTTGAGCGGGAAAACCAAATGGAAGTGAGGGACGTCGTGGTGGAGGGGAAAAGTGGGGAGACCCCGATATTTCGGGGAGCTAGAGGCCCCCCAAAATAAAATCATGGAGGTTGGGGGACCCCAATttatgcgggggggggggaccccaaaatttAAGGGGGGACCCCGAAAATTTGATTGGAATTAAAATAGACGCGTGGATCAACGTCACGGTTGAAGACGCAACTCAAGAGCCTGGAACCCCCAATTTGGGCAGGAGGGCAGCGGGGggcccccccctttttccccttaaCGAATTCGGGGGGGGGTTCCCCTCAAAAATTTGGGGGCGCGCGCCcccttttttaacctttttcccCAGGTCTACAAGCGTAAGACGGAGGCGGCCAAGAAGGAATATCTGAAGGCGTTGGCGGCCTATCGCGCCATCTTGGTAAAAAACCCCCCCGCCATTTTGTTTTAacattgcggggggggggggggggtctccctAAAACGGGGGTGACGCCGTTAAGCGCCCCCCCCCggacttttttttgggggggggaatatttaaatttttaattttttcgtAGACGTCGACGGAACCGCCGGAACCCGAACCCAGCGCcacgccgccgcccccccctaCCGCCAcgccgccccccccggctccttcctcctccccggcccccccaactccatcctcctcctccccagatccccccaatATCCCTtcgacccccccaaaccccccccaggcCACCGTCCCCCCTCCCAACATCACCAAAATCATCATCCCCAAGCAGATGCTGCCGCCATCTTTGGCCGTTTCTTCTCAAGGCGGCGTGGTCACCGTCATTCCCGCCACCGTGGTGACGTCGAGGGGAGGGGGGGCGACGTCTGGGGGGGCGGGTGGTAGCGGGGGGGTCACCCCGATTCATTTAACGCCCCCCCCGCAAATCGTCACCCGTTCGGTCCTCCAAGCCGCCGCCGCTCAACTGCCCCGTCTGCAGCCGCCCCCCCTCCAACAAATGCCCCCCCCGCAACCTCCCCCTCAGCCAATCACCGCCGTCCTTACTGCGCCCCCCCCTTTACAGGCCATGCAGCAGCCCCTCCCTCAACA contains these protein-coding regions:
- the TOX4 gene encoding TOX high mobility group box family member 4; translation: MEFPGGSDNYLAITGTAHPFLTGAETFHTPSLGDEEFEIPPIALDADPSLAVSDVVGHFEDLGEPGGGAADPPFPPPPYGVQSLDMPVGIPHGLMEQGAALLPGGLAMELDHTMGAQYTAPPPVTIDVPMAALSPGGLLGPAQLTTIDQSELSSQLGLSLGGTGTGNGTGGATGQGGTPTLSAAPPSVPSPEERLSPTPSPTGSLQEEEAEDFRRTPAPNPSPPALPAPPTPAPPPGEGPRRGKPSKKPKKKKDPNEPQKPVSAYALFFRDTQAAIKGQNPNATFGEVSKIVASMWDSLGEEQKQVYKRKTEAAKKEYLKALAAYRAILTSTEPPEPEPSATPPPPPTATPPPPAPSSSPAPPTPSSSSPDPPNIPSTPPNPPQATVPPPNITKIIIPKQMLPPSLAVSSQGGVVTVIPATVVTSRGGGATSGGAGGSGGVTPIHLTPPPQIVTRSVLQAAAAQLPRLQPPPLQQMPPPQPPPQPITAVLTAPPPLQAMQQPLPQQKPRPPPQTPPQTPPPLQIKILPPPALQIQPLHLPPEEMGGSPQNGGGGGGGGGPPVAAPVANSVTNVGGPPSASQIPPESVEMIAGDVVPEVESPTQMAVELVAESPVAEDSPRCVRAGCDNPPVASGDWDEEYCSSECVVKHCRDVFLAWLAARNAGNSVVFVK